The Microcoleus sp. FACHB-672 genome window below encodes:
- a CDS encoding helix-hairpin-helix domain-containing protein, with product MLGFRSLFLTVATAGLVTLVGCNDANTTNNTATETTPAATTAATNTETTDHSGHAGGKKKVNINTAILSELDKFEAQLGVPALSNKIQASRPYGSPEDLVSKKVINQQQFDQIKDQVTIEDIVLTGEAKDVDYMTKLGLMKGHLIVAKELLDQQKPEQAEPHIGHPVEEIYVDVEEQLQERNVKEFKTTLIGLQDQLKSNPKNEKVGANFETSMQAVDGAIEGLPEAQRTSPKFVLQVINGLLEAADAEYGAAVANNKITADIEYQDSRGFVNYANTLYKNISEQVAKENPDAHKQIQTSLSELTKAWPSVTAPAAPVKTPEQVSQLIATIGQNSQKVVK from the coding sequence ATGTTAGGCTTTCGCTCTTTATTTCTGACTGTTGCAACTGCCGGCTTAGTAACGCTTGTCGGTTGTAATGATGCTAATACCACTAATAACACCGCGACTGAAACAACGCCGGCAGCAACAACTGCCGCAACGAATACGGAAACAACGGATCACAGTGGTCATGCCGGCGGCAAGAAGAAAGTTAACATTAACACCGCTATTCTGTCTGAGTTAGATAAATTTGAAGCGCAACTAGGTGTGCCGGCGCTGTCTAATAAAATTCAAGCGAGTCGTCCTTATGGTTCTCCAGAGGACTTAGTTTCTAAAAAAGTCATTAATCAGCAACAATTTGACCAAATTAAAGATCAGGTCACCATTGAAGATATTGTTCTCACCGGCGAAGCGAAAGATGTCGATTATATGACCAAATTAGGTCTAATGAAAGGACACCTGATCGTTGCCAAAGAACTTTTAGATCAACAAAAACCCGAACAAGCCGAACCTCATATCGGCCACCCCGTTGAAGAAATTTACGTGGATGTGGAAGAACAACTGCAAGAACGCAACGTTAAAGAATTTAAAACAACTTTAATTGGGTTGCAAGATCAACTCAAATCAAATCCTAAGAATGAAAAAGTTGGAGCGAATTTTGAGACTTCCATGCAAGCGGTAGATGGAGCAATTGAGGGACTTCCAGAAGCGCAACGCACATCTCCTAAATTTGTGTTGCAAGTCATCAATGGATTGTTAGAAGCGGCTGATGCTGAATATGGAGCAGCAGTTGCTAATAATAAAATTACCGCCGATATTGAGTATCAAGATTCTCGCGGCTTTGTGAACTATGCCAATACGCTGTATAAAAATATTTCTGAGCAAGTGGCTAAAGAAAACCCAGATGCTCATAAACAGATTCAAACTAGCTTGAGTGAACTCACAAAAGCTTGGCCTTCTGTCACTGCACCCGCAGCGCCGGTGAAAACCCCAGAACAGGTTTCTCAATTGATTGCAACCATTGGGCAGAACAGCCAAAAAGTGGTGAAATAA